In Streptomyces asoensis, a single genomic region encodes these proteins:
- the mtnA gene encoding S-methyl-5-thioribose-1-phosphate isomerase: MSQELRAVEWTGTGLALIDQTALPHRTVSVEVHDVDTLVDAIRRLVVRGAPAIGAAGAYGVAIALLQGAREGWTPAGTREAVARVREARPTAVNLMVCVDRVMTRFDEGLDAVLAEAAAVQREDVEANRAMGASGADWLLKRVGADRPLRILTHCNTGALATAGWGTALGVVRELHARGRLEVVYADETRPLLQGSRLTAWELLQEGIEHFVQADGAAAGTILRGEVDAAVVGADRIAANGDTANKVGTVGIALACAYAGIPFLVAAPTTTVDLATPDGSAIHIELRGEDEILEWAGTRTAPAASRGHNPAFDVTPGSLVTGLVTERGVLEVSAGELPADHLR; the protein is encoded by the coding sequence ATGTCCCAGGAACTGCGTGCCGTCGAGTGGACCGGAACCGGCCTCGCGCTGATCGACCAGACCGCTCTCCCGCACCGCACCGTGAGCGTCGAAGTCCACGATGTGGACACCCTGGTGGACGCGATACGACGGCTCGTGGTGCGCGGCGCCCCGGCGATCGGCGCGGCCGGCGCCTACGGTGTGGCGATCGCCCTGCTCCAGGGCGCGCGTGAGGGCTGGACGCCGGCCGGGACGCGCGAGGCCGTCGCCCGCGTCCGCGAGGCCCGGCCGACCGCCGTGAACCTCATGGTGTGCGTGGACCGCGTCATGACCCGTTTCGACGAGGGGCTCGACGCCGTTCTCGCGGAGGCCGCCGCTGTCCAGCGCGAGGACGTCGAGGCGAACCGCGCGATGGGCGCGTCCGGCGCCGACTGGCTGCTGAAGCGGGTCGGCGCGGACCGCCCGCTGCGGATCCTCACGCACTGCAACACCGGCGCGCTGGCGACCGCCGGGTGGGGCACCGCGCTCGGCGTCGTACGGGAACTCCACGCGCGCGGACGCCTCGAGGTCGTCTACGCCGACGAGACCCGCCCGCTCCTCCAGGGCTCCCGGCTGACCGCCTGGGAACTGCTCCAGGAGGGCATCGAGCACTTCGTCCAGGCCGACGGCGCCGCCGCCGGCACCATCCTGCGCGGCGAGGTCGACGCGGCGGTCGTGGGCGCCGACCGGATCGCCGCCAACGGGGACACCGCCAACAAGGTCGGCACCGTGGGCATCGCCCTCGCCTGCGCCTACGCGGGCATCCCGTTCCTGGTGGCGGCGCCCACCACCACGGTCGATCTCGCCACCCCGGACGGCAGCGCCATCCACATCGAACTGCGCGGCGAGGACGAGATCCTGGAGTGGGCCGGGACCCGTACGGCGCCCGCCGCGTCCCGCGGCCACAACCCGGCCTTCGACGTCACGCCGGGCAGCCTGGTGACGGGCCTGGTGACCGAGCGGGGCGTCCTGGAGGTCTCCGCGGGCGAACTGCCCGCGGACCACCTCCGCTGA
- the mtnB gene encoding methylthioribulose 1-phosphate dehydratase, with the protein MTADLTALDLEEAGAVLAAESARFASFGWMRGTSGNLSVVLGRDPLRLAVTASGHDKGELTPADVVLVDGNGAAVDGGRPSAEAELHARVAALTGAGAVVHVHTVASVALGHRHPGGIVFKDLEMLKGVGQPAHDVEVTLPVIANSQDMKVLGDRLEAAREPRMPAVVVAGHGLYVWGDTPRQARHHTEVVEWLLELELTRR; encoded by the coding sequence ATGACCGCCGACCTGACCGCGCTCGACCTGGAGGAGGCGGGGGCGGTGCTCGCCGCCGAGTCCGCCCGCTTCGCCTCCTTCGGCTGGATGCGCGGCACCTCCGGCAACCTGTCGGTGGTACTCGGCCGCGATCCGCTGCGGCTCGCGGTCACCGCGAGCGGCCACGACAAGGGCGAACTGACGCCCGCCGACGTGGTGCTGGTCGACGGCAACGGCGCCGCCGTGGACGGTGGCAGGCCGTCCGCAGAGGCGGAGCTGCACGCGCGCGTGGCCGCGCTGACCGGGGCGGGTGCGGTCGTGCACGTCCACACCGTGGCCTCGGTGGCGCTGGGTCACCGGCATCCGGGCGGGATCGTCTTCAAGGACCTGGAGATGCTCAAGGGGGTCGGCCAGCCCGCGCACGACGTCGAGGTGACACTGCCGGTCATCGCCAACAGCCAGGACATGAAGGTCCTCGGCGACCGTCTCGAGGCGGCCCGCGAGCCCCGGATGCCGGCGGTGGTCGTGGCGGGGCACGGTCTGTACGTGTGGGGCGACACCCCGCGCCAGGCCCGTCACCACACCGAAGTCGTCGAGTGGCTGCTGGAGTTGGAGCTGACGCGACGCTGA
- the mtnC gene encoding acireductone synthase, translated as MSVPAAPAHDVDAVVLDIEGTTSATGFVVDVLYPYSRARFAELLTERAGEPVVARAMAQVRELTGEPDADAARIEKTLNAWLDEDRKATPLKSLQGVVWSEGFARGDLVSHFYDDVVPRLRAWHAAGLRLYVYSSGSVSAQRAWFANSPAGDLTPLLSGLYDTENAGPKQDARSYRRIAGSTGVPAGRLLFLSDRPGELDAARAAGWHAVGVRRPGEPYFEQGVGDHAQAGTFDEITVNNSRSTS; from the coding sequence GTGAGCGTGCCGGCCGCCCCGGCCCACGACGTGGACGCCGTGGTGCTGGACATCGAGGGAACCACGAGCGCCACGGGCTTCGTGGTGGACGTGCTCTACCCGTACTCGCGCGCCCGGTTCGCCGAACTGCTCACCGAGCGGGCCGGGGAGCCGGTGGTGGCACGGGCGATGGCCCAGGTACGGGAGCTGACGGGCGAGCCGGACGCCGACGCGGCCCGGATCGAGAAGACGCTGAACGCCTGGCTCGACGAGGACCGCAAGGCGACCCCGCTGAAGAGCCTCCAGGGCGTCGTCTGGTCCGAGGGCTTCGCGCGCGGCGACCTCGTCTCGCACTTCTACGACGACGTCGTGCCGCGGCTGCGCGCCTGGCACGCGGCGGGGCTGCGGCTGTACGTGTACTCGTCCGGCTCGGTGTCCGCCCAGCGGGCGTGGTTCGCCAACAGCCCGGCGGGCGACCTCACCCCGCTGCTGTCCGGTCTGTACGACACCGAGAACGCCGGTCCCAAGCAGGACGCGCGGTCGTACCGCCGTATCGCCGGTTCGACCGGGGTGCCGGCCGGGCGGCTGCTCTTCCTCTCCGACCGGCCCGGCGAGCTGGACGCGGCCCGTGCGGCCGGGTGGCACGCGGTCGGCGTCCGGCGGCCCGGGGAGCCGTATTTCGAGCAGGGGGTCGGCGACCACGCGCAGGCGGGGACGTTCGACGAGATCACCGTGAACAACAGCAGGAGCACTTCATGA
- a CDS encoding 1,2-dihydroxy-3-keto-5-methylthiopentene dioxygenase encodes MTLLTTWSESGPENLVRRTADPAEIAEALAPLGVRYEQWPVRADVPFDADSDTVFAAYGPEIEKLNAQEGFTTVDVLGLHPSDDPEFPAKAKAAREKFLQEHTHDDDDEVRFFVSGSGIFYLHVNGEVHAVLCEKGDLLGVPRGTTHWFDMGTSPSFTAIRFFHEEDGWIGSFTGSAIAGRFPDYDTIAAGHRADRDAA; translated from the coding sequence ATGACGCTGCTGACGACCTGGTCCGAGTCCGGCCCGGAGAACCTGGTCCGCCGTACCGCCGACCCCGCCGAGATCGCCGAGGCCCTCGCGCCGCTGGGCGTGCGCTACGAGCAGTGGCCGGTCCGCGCCGACGTGCCGTTCGACGCCGACAGCGACACGGTGTTCGCCGCGTACGGCCCGGAGATCGAGAAGCTGAACGCGCAGGAGGGCTTCACCACCGTCGACGTCCTCGGGCTGCATCCCAGCGACGACCCGGAGTTCCCGGCGAAGGCGAAGGCGGCCCGCGAGAAGTTCCTCCAGGAGCACACCCACGACGATGACGACGAGGTCCGCTTCTTCGTCTCCGGCTCCGGCATCTTCTACCTGCACGTGAACGGCGAGGTGCACGCGGTCCTGTGCGAGAAGGGCGACCTGCTGGGCGTGCCGCGCGGCACCACGCACTGGTTCGACATGGGCACCAGCCCGTCGTTCACGGCCATCCGGTTCTTCCACGAGGAGGACGGCTGGATCGGCAGCTTCACCGGTTCCGCCATCGCCGGCCGGTTCCCGGACTACGACACGATCGCGGCCGGCCACCGGGCCGACCGGGACGCCGCGTGA
- a CDS encoding substrate-binding domain-containing protein, with amino-acid sequence MSRVRLPLAALSLASLSALVLSGCAQSTDASGDTGSSAAPAAAATGKKPAPFDAGAVKVALVRQSGAGDYFEQWGNGAKAQAKALGIDLTVYDAQADNAKQATDLSSALNSGAKAIIIDHGFPATIQPEIDKAVKKGVKVVVYDVETPTKGVVSTEQDDASMARAVLDVMAEKVGKDAKVGYVNVAGYAALDKRDTVWRSTVASEGWKQQFKVGKVTDSTATDNVPLVSAALTQHSDVAGVFAPYDELAKGTLLAVQNKKLQDKVKVFGADVSNADIQQMTAVGSPWVATAGTDPSAVGAAVVRTTALELAGQLNKTTVSFPAVAITQDFLREKKIENMDQLRKALPALNLSQVSTADWISNVAH; translated from the coding sequence ATGTCCCGTGTCCGTCTGCCTCTCGCCGCCCTCTCGCTGGCGTCCCTCTCCGCCCTCGTCCTCTCCGGCTGCGCGCAGTCGACGGACGCCTCCGGGGACACCGGCAGCAGCGCCGCCCCGGCCGCGGCCGCCACCGGCAAGAAGCCCGCCCCCTTCGACGCCGGCGCGGTGAAGGTGGCCCTGGTCCGTCAGAGCGGCGCCGGCGACTACTTCGAGCAGTGGGGCAACGGCGCGAAGGCCCAGGCCAAGGCCCTCGGCATCGACCTGACCGTGTACGACGCCCAGGCCGACAACGCCAAGCAGGCCACCGACCTCTCCTCGGCCCTCAACTCCGGCGCGAAGGCGATCATCATCGACCACGGCTTTCCGGCGACCATCCAGCCGGAGATCGACAAGGCCGTGAAGAAGGGCGTCAAGGTCGTCGTCTACGACGTCGAGACCCCCACCAAGGGCGTCGTCTCCACCGAACAGGACGATGCGAGCATGGCCCGGGCGGTCCTTGACGTGATGGCCGAGAAGGTCGGCAAGGACGCGAAGGTGGGCTACGTCAACGTGGCCGGTTACGCCGCCCTCGACAAGCGCGACACGGTGTGGCGGTCCACGGTCGCCTCCGAGGGCTGGAAGCAGCAGTTCAAGGTCGGCAAGGTCACCGACTCCACGGCCACCGACAACGTTCCCCTGGTCTCCGCCGCACTCACCCAGCACTCCGACGTGGCCGGTGTGTTCGCGCCCTACGACGAACTCGCCAAGGGCACCCTGCTCGCCGTGCAGAACAAGAAGCTCCAGGACAAGGTGAAGGTCTTCGGCGCCGACGTCTCCAACGCCGACATCCAGCAGATGACCGCGGTCGGCAGCCCCTGGGTCGCCACGGCCGGCACCGACCCGTCCGCCGTCGGCGCGGCCGTCGTGCGCACCACCGCGCTGGAGCTGGCCGGTCAGCTGAACAAGACCACCGTGTCGTTCCCGGCCGTCGCCATCACCCAGGACTTCCTGCGCGAGAAGAAGATCGAGAACATGGACCAGCTGCGGAAGGCGCTGCCGGCGCTGAACCTGTCGCAGGTCTCGACCGCCGACTGGATCTCGAATGTCGCCCACTGA
- a CDS encoding sugar ABC transporter ATP-binding protein, whose protein sequence is MAFGGRTVLASVSLDIAPGSVVALLGANGAGKSTLIKILSGVHAGHGGEVRVDGTPVTLDSPLAARRLGIRTVHQRIGEGIVPGLTVAENLVFEELARQRGNPFLSGRVTLARARAIQAGLGLDWDDRVLKQDVTELGISDRQLLILARALATRPRLLVLDEPTSALSAAEAQRLFTLVARMRADGIAVLYVSHRLGEIDALADRLVVLRDGLLTEDQARPFDWDAALRAMLAQAHEAPTARPVGAGVQGEAALSLRGVRLFEGRAPLDLDLRSGEVTGVVGLLGAGKTELARGLFGAEPFASGEVELDGTAYAPRRPSDAIRAGVHLVPEDRHADALVPGWSVARNISLPFLKSFSRGGLVNGPKEDALGRETIDALGVVTRDEHSTVEELSGGNQQKVVVGRWLAHTPRVLILDEPFRGVDIGARRDIGRRARSLAAEGAAVLVLSADVDEVLEVADRVVVLAAGEVHLDAYGEDAERDRVIQTISASV, encoded by the coding sequence ATGGCGTTCGGGGGCAGGACGGTGCTCGCCTCCGTCTCGCTCGACATCGCCCCGGGCAGCGTGGTCGCGCTGCTCGGCGCGAACGGCGCGGGCAAGTCCACCCTGATCAAGATCCTCTCCGGTGTCCACGCGGGCCACGGGGGAGAGGTCCGCGTCGACGGCACCCCGGTCACCCTCGACTCACCGCTGGCCGCCCGCCGGCTGGGCATCCGCACGGTGCACCAGCGCATCGGCGAAGGCATCGTGCCGGGCCTGACGGTCGCCGAGAACCTGGTCTTCGAGGAGCTCGCCCGGCAGCGCGGGAACCCCTTCCTGAGCGGCCGCGTCACGCTCGCCCGCGCTCGTGCGATCCAGGCCGGCCTCGGTCTGGACTGGGACGACCGCGTGCTCAAGCAGGACGTCACCGAACTCGGCATCTCCGACCGGCAGCTGCTGATCCTGGCCCGCGCCCTGGCGACCCGCCCGCGGCTGCTCGTCCTCGACGAGCCGACCTCAGCGCTGTCCGCCGCCGAGGCACAGCGCCTGTTCACGCTCGTCGCGCGGATGCGCGCGGACGGCATCGCCGTGCTCTACGTCTCCCACCGGCTCGGCGAGATCGACGCCCTCGCCGACCGGCTGGTCGTCCTGCGCGACGGCCTGCTCACCGAGGACCAGGCCCGGCCCTTCGACTGGGACGCGGCCCTGCGCGCCATGCTCGCGCAGGCGCACGAGGCGCCGACCGCCCGGCCCGTCGGGGCGGGCGTCCAGGGAGAGGCAGCCCTCTCGCTGCGCGGGGTCCGCCTCTTCGAGGGCCGGGCCCCCCTCGACCTGGACCTGCGCTCCGGTGAGGTCACCGGCGTCGTGGGCCTGCTGGGCGCGGGCAAGACCGAACTGGCCCGCGGCCTGTTCGGCGCGGAGCCCTTCGCGAGCGGCGAAGTCGAACTGGACGGCACGGCCTACGCGCCCCGCCGCCCCTCCGACGCCATCCGCGCCGGCGTCCACCTCGTCCCCGAGGACCGGCACGCGGACGCCCTCGTGCCCGGCTGGTCGGTCGCCCGCAACATCTCGCTGCCCTTCCTGAAGTCCTTCTCCCGGGGCGGGCTCGTGAACGGGCCGAAGGAGGACGCCCTCGGCCGCGAGACGATCGACGCCCTCGGCGTGGTCACCCGCGACGAGCACAGCACCGTCGAGGAGCTGTCCGGCGGCAACCAGCAGAAGGTCGTCGTCGGCCGCTGGCTCGCCCACACCCCCCGCGTCCTCATCCTGGACGAGCCGTTCCGAGGCGTGGACATCGGCGCCCGGCGGGACATCGGCCGCCGGGCCCGCTCGCTCGCCGCCGAGGGCGCGGCCGTCCTCGTCCTGTCCGCCGACGTCGACGAGGTCCTGGAGGTCGCCGACCGGGTCGTGGTCCTCGCCGCCGGAGAGGTCCACCTCGACGCGTACGGCGAGGACGCCGAGCGCGACCGCGTGATCCAGACCATCTCGGCGTCCGTCTGA
- a CDS encoding ABC transporter permease, protein MTTTQSTEVPTKAALPPATSTAVRVQNAVIKYGFIFVTVALFLYFALSEGSFRESATLLDTLRYVSVAAILGLGVTLTMAAGGMDMSVGAVAGLGVSVAAHTMVVLNQVGTVAILAVLLAGALAGLLNALLIVVLKIPDMLATLGTMFVIQGSKLILVDGQSITPGMTMSDGGTAPGRFTAGFLRIDRGTVLGVPVSVLIFGGLTVVAWVFLARTRWGRVLYAIGANPEAARLAGIRVGAHRALAYVISGVLASVGGLILASRIGQGDVSAGTSQLLEAVAVALVGTSVLGRGRPNVWGTALGAVLIGIITTGLTIKGLPYYTQDVVEGAVLILALVFSFTLSKRRTA, encoded by the coding sequence ATGACCACCACCCAGAGCACCGAGGTCCCCACCAAGGCGGCGCTCCCGCCCGCGACCTCCACCGCGGTGCGCGTCCAGAACGCCGTGATCAAGTACGGCTTCATCTTCGTGACGGTCGCGCTGTTCCTGTACTTCGCGCTGAGCGAGGGCTCCTTCCGCGAGTCGGCGACCCTGCTCGACACCCTGCGGTACGTCTCCGTCGCCGCGATCCTCGGTCTCGGCGTCACCCTCACCATGGCCGCCGGCGGGATGGACATGTCCGTCGGCGCCGTCGCCGGTCTCGGCGTCTCCGTCGCCGCGCACACCATGGTCGTCCTCAACCAGGTCGGCACGGTCGCGATCCTCGCCGTGCTGCTGGCGGGCGCCCTCGCCGGTCTGCTCAACGCGCTGCTGATCGTCGTACTGAAGATCCCCGACATGCTCGCCACGCTGGGCACCATGTTCGTGATCCAGGGCAGCAAACTCATCCTGGTCGACGGCCAGTCGATCACGCCCGGCATGACGATGTCCGACGGCGGCACCGCCCCGGGCCGCTTCACCGCCGGGTTCCTGCGCATCGACCGCGGCACCGTCCTCGGCGTCCCGGTCTCCGTGCTGATCTTCGGCGGGCTGACGGTCGTCGCCTGGGTCTTCCTCGCCCGCACCCGCTGGGGCCGCGTGCTCTACGCCATCGGCGCCAACCCCGAGGCGGCGCGCCTGGCCGGCATCCGCGTCGGCGCCCACCGCGCCCTCGCCTACGTCATCTCCGGCGTCCTCGCCTCGGTGGGAGGGCTCATCCTGGCGTCGAGGATCGGCCAGGGCGACGTGTCGGCCGGCACCTCCCAGCTGCTGGAGGCGGTGGCGGTCGCCCTCGTCGGCACCTCCGTGCTCGGCAGGGGACGCCCGAACGTCTGGGGCACGGCCCTCGGCGCGGTGCTCATCGGCATCATCACCACCGGCCTCACCATCAAGGGCCTGCCCTACTACACGCAGGACGTCGTCGAGGGCGCGGTGCTGATCCTCGCCCTGGTCTTCAGCTTCACCCTGTCCAAGCGCCGCACCGCATAA
- the mtnK gene encoding S-methyl-5-thioribose kinase, with the protein MGYRILETHDIPAYLGERGHWDDLTDIRVREVSDGNMNRVFLASCADGTRSLAVKQALPWVRVAGPSWPMSPDRADAEARAYRQVARVAPDKIPVVHGYDPENHALVMEDMSDLRVLRTLLDAGGAYGPHTSARIGEFVAQFSFATSDFGMPSAERKALVAESVSPELCKITEDVVLSEPYVEHEHNHWHPGLDDLAAALRADARLRTEVADLRHTFMTAAQALLHGDLHTGSVMVGTREGAPVVRVFDPEFSFVGPIGYDLGLYWANALVSEERARALGALSDHAEQLRLSWEAFEGGFRRLWPSRVDTFFDDAYLDRFLRRVWTDAVGYAGTEIVRRVIGFAHLTDLTTLPDPVPASRRALLLGRELIVRRGELTDVTAVRALVASLG; encoded by the coding sequence ATGGGCTACCGCATCCTGGAGACCCACGACATCCCCGCCTACCTCGGCGAGCGGGGCCACTGGGACGACCTCACGGACATCCGGGTCCGGGAGGTGTCGGACGGCAACATGAACCGGGTGTTCCTCGCGTCCTGTGCCGACGGCACCCGCAGCCTCGCCGTCAAGCAGGCCCTGCCCTGGGTCCGCGTCGCCGGCCCCTCCTGGCCGATGAGCCCCGACCGCGCCGACGCCGAGGCCCGCGCCTACCGGCAGGTCGCCCGGGTCGCCCCCGACAAGATCCCGGTCGTCCACGGCTACGACCCCGAGAACCACGCCCTCGTCATGGAGGACATGTCCGACCTCCGGGTCCTGCGCACCCTGCTCGACGCGGGCGGCGCGTACGGCCCGCACACCTCGGCCCGCATCGGCGAGTTCGTCGCCCAGTTCTCCTTCGCCACCAGCGACTTCGGCATGCCGTCCGCCGAACGCAAGGCACTCGTCGCGGAATCCGTCAGCCCGGAACTGTGCAAGATCACCGAGGACGTGGTCCTCTCGGAGCCCTACGTCGAGCACGAGCACAACCACTGGCACCCCGGCCTCGACGACCTGGCCGCCGCCCTCCGCGCCGACGCCCGCCTGCGCACCGAGGTGGCCGACCTGCGCCACACCTTCATGACCGCCGCCCAGGCACTCCTGCACGGCGATCTGCACACCGGCAGCGTCATGGTGGGCACCCGCGAAGGCGCCCCCGTCGTGAGGGTCTTCGACCCCGAGTTCTCCTTCGTCGGCCCCATCGGCTACGACCTCGGCCTGTACTGGGCCAACGCGCTGGTCTCCGAGGAGCGGGCCCGCGCCCTCGGCGCCCTCTCGGACCACGCCGAGCAGCTCCGCCTGTCCTGGGAGGCGTTCGAGGGCGGCTTCCGCCGCCTGTGGCCGTCCCGGGTCGACACCTTCTTCGACGACGCCTACCTGGACCGCTTCCTGCGCCGGGTGTGGACCGACGCCGTCGGCTACGCCGGCACCGAGATCGTCCGCCGCGTCATCGGCTTCGCCCACCTCACCGACCTGACGACCCTGCCCGACCCGGTACCCGCGTCCCGGCGGGCCCTGCTGCTGGGCCGCGAACTCATCGTGCGGCGCGGGGAACTGACGGACGTCACGGCGGTCCGCGCGCTCGTCGCGTCGCTCGGCTGA
- a CDS encoding glycerol-3-phosphate dehydrogenase/oxidase: MTSQPTLQSVPALGTHPASGSNPSRAETREQLSKASYDLLVIGGGILGISTAWHAAQSGLRVALVDAGDFAGATSSASSKLLHGGLRYLQTGAVKLVAENHFERRAVSRQVAPHLANPLTFYLPVYKGGPHGAAKLGAGVFAYSALSAFGDGVGHLLSPAKAAQDVPELRTDNLKAVAVYGDDQMNDARMALMTVRAAVEAGAVVLNHAEVSGLRFTRGRVTGAELRDRLSGDEFGVDARLVLNATGPWVDHLRRMEDPNAAPSIRLSKGAHLVLKRTAPWKAALATPIDKYRITFALPWEDMLLLGTTDEEFEGDPADVSVTEKDTAQILDEAAFSIRDQQLDRDLITYAFAGLRVLPGGPGDTAKAKRETVVTEGRGGMLSVAGGKWTTFRHIGRTVMQKLEALPGHPLGDDFEPISSLPKKLPLPGVANPRAVAHRLLVDNPAPGPRMAADTARHLATHYGSLAFDIARLANDNPELGRRVHPDAPEIWAQVVYARDNEWAETTDDVLRRRTTLTIRGLATDEVRGKVQDLLDKK, from the coding sequence ATGACCAGTCAGCCCACCCTGCAGTCCGTGCCTGCCCTGGGGACGCACCCGGCGTCCGGCTCCAACCCGAGCCGCGCCGAGACCCGGGAGCAGCTCTCCAAGGCGTCGTACGACCTTCTCGTGATCGGCGGCGGCATCCTGGGCATCTCCACCGCCTGGCACGCCGCGCAGTCCGGCCTCAGGGTGGCTCTGGTCGACGCCGGCGACTTCGCCGGCGCCACCTCCTCCGCCTCCTCCAAGCTCCTCCACGGCGGTCTGCGCTACCTTCAGACCGGCGCGGTCAAGCTGGTGGCGGAGAACCACTTCGAGCGCCGTGCGGTCTCCCGCCAGGTGGCCCCCCACCTGGCGAACCCGCTCACGTTCTACCTCCCCGTGTACAAGGGCGGGCCGCACGGCGCGGCGAAGCTCGGGGCGGGCGTCTTCGCCTACTCCGCGCTCTCGGCGTTCGGTGACGGCGTCGGCCACCTCCTGTCCCCGGCCAAGGCCGCGCAGGACGTCCCGGAGCTGCGCACCGACAACCTCAAGGCCGTGGCCGTGTACGGCGACGACCAGATGAACGACGCGCGCATGGCGCTGATGACGGTCCGCGCGGCCGTCGAGGCGGGCGCCGTGGTCCTCAACCACGCCGAGGTCAGCGGCCTGCGGTTCACCAGGGGCCGGGTCACCGGCGCCGAGCTGCGCGACCGGCTCTCCGGTGACGAGTTCGGTGTCGACGCCCGGCTGGTGCTGAACGCCACCGGCCCGTGGGTCGACCACCTGCGCCGGATGGAGGACCCGAACGCGGCCCCGTCCATCCGCCTGTCCAAGGGCGCCCACCTGGTGCTCAAGCGCACCGCCCCCTGGAAGGCCGCGCTCGCCACCCCCATCGACAAGTACCGCATCACCTTCGCCCTCCCCTGGGAGGACATGCTGCTCCTCGGCACCACCGACGAGGAGTTCGAGGGCGATCCGGCGGACGTCTCGGTCACCGAGAAGGACACGGCCCAGATACTCGACGAGGCCGCGTTCTCCATCCGCGACCAGCAGCTCGACCGTGATCTGATCACGTACGCCTTCGCGGGTCTGCGCGTGCTGCCGGGCGGGCCCGGCGACACGGCGAAGGCCAAGCGCGAGACCGTGGTCACGGAGGGCCGCGGCGGCATGCTGTCCGTCGCGGGCGGCAAGTGGACGACCTTCCGGCACATCGGCCGTACGGTGATGCAGAAGCTGGAGGCGCTGCCCGGCCACCCGCTGGGTGACGACTTCGAGCCGATCTCCTCGCTGCCGAAGAAGCTGCCGCTGCCCGGCGTCGCCAACCCCCGCGCGGTCGCCCACCGGCTGCTGGTCGACAACCCGGCGCCCGGCCCGCGCATGGCGGCCGACACCGCCAGGCACCTGGCCACCCACTACGGTTCGCTCGCCTTCGACATCGCGCGGCTGGCCAACGACAACCCCGAGCTGGGCCGGCGGGTTCACCCGGACGCTCCCGAGATCTGGGCGCAGGTCGTGTACGCGCGGGACAACGAGTGGGCGGAGACGACGGACGACGTACTGCGCCGCCGTACGACGCTGACGATCCGGGGCCTTGCCACGGACGAGGTCCGCGGCAAGGTGCAGGACCTGCTCGACAAGAAGTAG